From Brassica oleracea var. oleracea cultivar TO1000 chromosome C3, BOL, whole genome shotgun sequence, a single genomic window includes:
- the LOC106334430 gene encoding DDB1- and CUL4-associated factor homolog 1-like encodes MDGQGNEPEVPNPTAENEQLALAAETETENSTGGGGGDNPKEDGLIEKAQKLMEHITAGANNPNPTVLHALSHLLESQESLFIKENGFYSNGRGSHISGKLCKLIKENDEFFELISSTFLSENTYSTAVKAASARLLMNWLLTWTHPYVFDDAVTENFKKWVLEEAVKFPGEHSGSSEASDSEMLKTYSTGLLAHSLTSRGQLVEDVLTSGLSAKLMHYLRVRVIGEANTSRRDATEAKHVSLKTKEDGRSRVRRVVDTVEGDHVLEADAGRETDVLSEGELEIDGRDRCNAPAVFDGKMKPGEDNTGRDDPSRNRLNRSKSRARGKVNEGATNTDSLLASPTSGRLGVRDRDQSKNLDVRNAEDGTIWLGKMKSGIMEIEREKNDECFQDCVIGTKNITDIVKRAVGAAETEARAAHAPDEAVKAAGDAAAELVKTAALEEFKSSGSEEAAVAAARRAATTVIDAAEVSRNPTCVTSDQTAGTSSVETDAIVDVGEVSLPDIESLAQLQEKYCIQCLEILGEYVEVLGPVLHEKGVDVCITLLERTSQLGDSFTLSPLLPDVMKLICALAAHRKFAAMFVDRGGLQKLLAVPRVTETFYGLSSCLYTIGSLQGIMERVCALPSDLIHQVVKLAIELLDCSQDQARKNSALFFAAAFVFRAILDAFDAHNSLQKLLAILKDAASVRTGANSDRSPPEVMTSSEKQMAFHTCFALRQYFRAHLLLLVESIRPSRSGRGGVPKVPNIRAAHKPLDISNEAVDAVFLQLQKDRKLGPTFVRTQWPAVNNFLASSGHVTMLELCQTPPVDRYLHDLLQYAFGVLHIVTSIPDGRKAIVTATLSNNRAGIAVILDATNISNSIVDPEIIQPALNVLINLVCPPPSLSNKPLLAQNHQPVPDQATARPSTDVPADNAPPTPVAPASSGLVGDRRIFLGAGTGSAGLAAKLEQVYRQAREAVRGNDGIKILLKLLQPRIYVNPPATPDCLRALACRVLLGLARDDTIAQILTKLEVGRSLSELIRDSGGQSSGTDQVRWQAELTQVALELIGIVTNSGHANTLTASDAATPTLRRIERAAIAAATPITYDSKELLLLIHEHLQASGLGETASALLKEAQLNPLPSLAPPSSIAYSATQEISAPVAQVQWPSGRASGGFFNSKPEVCAHDEDPNSRCNAALSAKKKQLASSTPETSTPVAQQQWPSGRTNSGFFPSKPKVNAHEEDPSSRGNAAPSAKKKQLTFSPSFGSQSRKQYLSQDTQAQSTQRINSNSNSDPACADTSEAAAEKNDLDADAQFKTPTFPRKRKLSELRETEMSTSSKRINLGELGPRTPACPTTASLRRNSTIAEASGFQTPASALDVNQSGSSRLGQMTPASQLRLPSDPQPSERLSLDSLVVQYLKHQHRQCRAPITTLPPVSLLHPHVCPEPKRLLEAPLNITDRLGTRELQSYYSGVHGNRRDRQFVFSRFKSWRSYRDETALFTSISLLGGTNHLAVGSHAGEIKIFDASSGNMLESVSGHQAPVTLVQSYVSGDTQLLLSSSYSDVQLWDASNITVGSKHSFDGCKAAKFSNSGSLIAALSSEGPTKDVLLYNVETGSLSEKFTDPDTSSRTSPYSLVHFNPCDSLILWNGHLWDRRIPNSCKRFDQFTDYGGGGFHPSRNEVIINSEVWDLRNMNRRLIRSVPSLDQTAITFNSRGDVIYAMLRRNIEDVMSAVNTRRAKHPLFAAFRTLDAVNYSDIATIPVDRCLLDFATEPTDSFLGLITMEDQDDMFSSARMYEIGRRRPTDDDSDPDDDGETEDEDEDDEDDEDDLDRILGLAGDDSGDDDMSSDDSEDNSASDFDDDDGGMFFDGGIMEIVSDGDDEDDNGDSDGEDSADDGDSISSGEEDFLNSIH; translated from the exons ATGGACGGCCAAGGGAACGAACCCGAGGTCCCTAATCCCACGGCCGAGAACGAACAATTAGCTCTCGCGGCGGAGACGGAGACGGAGAATTCAACCGGCGGAGGAGGAGGAGATAACCCTAAAGAAGATGGGCTTATAGAGAAGGCGCAGAAGCTCATGGAACATATCACCGCCGGGGCTAATAACCCCAACCCTACTGTCCTCCACGCTCTTAGCCACCTCCTCGAATCTCAGGAGTCTTT GTTTATAAAGGAGAATGGGTTCTACTCTAATGGTCGTGGTAGTCATATCAGTGGCAAGCTGTGTAAACTCATCAAA GAGAATGATGAGTTCTTTGAGTTGATTTCCTCAACTTTTCTATCTGAGAATACTTACTCAACAGCTGTGAAGGCAGCCTCCGCAAGGTTGCTAATGAATTGGTTGCTTACTTGGACT CATCCTTATGTTTTCGATGATGCTGTTACGGAGAACTTTAAAAAATGGGTCTTGGAAGAGGCTGTCAAGTTTCCTGGTGAACACTCTGGAAGCAGTGAGGCCTCGGACTCTGAGATGTTGAAGACTTATTCTACTGGACTTCTCGCTCACTCTCTGACGAG TCGTGGTCAATTAGTTGAAGACGTCTTGACATCAGGACTATCTGCTAAGCTTATGCATTATCTTCGAGTACGTGTTATCGGAGAGGCAAACACGAGCCGTAGAGATGCAACTGAGGCTAAGCATGTGTCCTTAAAAACAAAAGAAGATGGTCGAAGTAGGGTGCGGAGGGTTGTGGATACAGTTGAAGGTGACCATGTGCTTGAGGCAGACGCCGGTAGAGAGACTGATGTACTGTCTGAAGGAGAACTCGAAATCGATGGTAGAGATAGATGTAATGCTCCAGCTGTTTTTGACGGTAAAATGAAGCCTGGAGAAGACAATACCGGAAGAGATGACCCTTCAAGAAATAGACTGAACCGATCAAAATCTAGGGCGAGAGGAAAGGTGAACGAAGGTGCTACTAATACAGACAGTCTCTTGGCATCTCCTACATCAGGTCGTCTTGGTGTCAGAGATAGGGATCAATCAAAAAATTTAGATGTCAGAAATGCAGAAGATGGGACTATATGGCTGGGGAAAATGAAGTCTGGTATAATGGAGATTGAAAGAGAGAAGAATGATGAGTGCTTTCAAGATTGCGTGATAGGAACCAAAAACATAACTGATATAGTAAAGAGAGCAGTTGGAGCTGCTGAAACGGAAGCTAGAGCTGCCCATGCTCCTGATGAAGCAGTTAAAGCAGCCGGTGACGCTGCAGCAGAGCTTGTTAAAACAGCTGCTTTGGAG GAATTTAAGTCCTCTGGCAGTGAAGAAGCTGCCGTGGCTGCTGCTCGTCGAGCAGCTACTACAGTCATAGATGCCGCTGAGGTTTCAAG AAATCCCACCTGTGTTACATCTGATCAGACTGCGGGTACGAGTAGTGTGGAAACAGACGCAATTGTGGATGTTGGAGAAGTTTCACTTCCAGATATTGAATCGTTGGCTCAGTTACAGGAAAAGTATTGCATCCAGTGCCTAGAGATACTGGGAGAATATGTTGAGGTTCTCGGGCCTGTCCTCCATGAAAAAGGTGTTGATGTATGCATTACGCTACTGGAGCGTACGTCCCAACTTGGTGATAGCTTCACACTGTCGCCTTTGTTACCTGATGTAATGAAGTTAATTTGCGCGTTGGCTGCACACCGGAAGTTTGCTGCAATGTTTGTTGACCGGGGTGGCTTGCAGAAGTTACTTGCTGTGCCAAGGGTTACTGAGACCTTTTATGGTCTCTCATCTTGCTTATACACCATAGGCTCTCTTCAG GGTATTATGGAGCGTGTCTGTGCACTTCCATCGGATCTCATACATCAAGTGGTTAAATTAGCTATCGAACTTCTAGACTGTTCCCAGGATCAAGCCAGAAAAAATTCAGCCTTATTCTTTGCTGCTGCTTTTGTCTTTAGAGCCATTTTAGATGCATTTGATGCTCATAATAGTTTGCAGAAACTCCTTGCAATTCTTAAAGATGCAGCCTCAGTTAGAACTGGTGCTAACTCTGACCGATCACCCCCTGAAGTCATGACGTCCTCAGAGAAACAGATGGCTTTTCACACCTGTTTTGCTTTGCGCCAATATTTTAGAGCTCATCTGCTTTTGCTTGTGGAATCCATTCGTCCAAGCAGAAGTGGCCGAGGTGGTGTGCCAAAAGTTCCGAATATAAGGGCAGCCCATAAGCCCCTTGACATTAGCAATGAAGCTGTGGATGCCGTATTCCTTCAGTTACAGAAGGATAGGAAGTTGGGTCCGACCTTTGTGAGAACTCAGTGGCCTGCTGTCAATAACTTTTTGGCCTCCTCTGGACATGTTACCATGTTGGAACTATGCCAG ACTCCACCAGTAGACCGTTATCTCCATGATCTACTTCAGTATGCTTTTGGTGTTCTTCACATAGTTACATCAATACCTGATGGCCGCAAAGCAATTGTGACTGCCACACTCAGCAACAATCGTGCTGGCATTGCTGTCATTCTGGATGCAACTAATATTTCCAACAGCATAGTGGACCCTGAG ATCATACAGCCTGCACTAAATGTCCTAATCAATCTGGTGTGCCCACCACCATCATTAAGCAATAAGCCGCTTCTTGCCCAAAATCATCAACCTGTTCCCGACCAAGCCACTGCCCGTCCTTCAACCGATGTTCCTGCAGATAATGCTCCGCCAACTCCTGTTGCACCAGCGTCTTCAGGTTTGGTCGGGGATCGAAGAATTTTCTTAGGAGCAGGAACCGGTTCTGCTGGCCTTGCTGCTAAGTTGGAGCAGGTTTATCGTCAAGCACGGGAGGCTGTTCGTGGGAATGATGGTATAAAAATTCTCTTAAAACTTCTTCAGCCCAGAATATATGTGAATCCCCCTGCTACCCCAGATTGTCTACGAGCGCTGGCCTGCAGGGTACTTCTTGGTCTGGCTAGAGATGATACAATTGCACAAATACTGACTAAACTTGAG GTTGGTAGGAGTTTATCAGAACTAATTCGGGACTCAGGTGGTCAGTCAAGTGGAACAGATCAGGTCAGGTGGCAGGCTGAACTTACGCAGGTGGCCCTTGAGCTGATAGGG ATAGTGACAAATTCAGGGCATGCGAATACACTAACAGCCAGTGATGCTGCTACTCCAACACTGAGGCGCATTGAAAGAGCTGCCATTGCCGCAGCAACACCTATAACATATGATTCTAAGGAGCTTTTGCTCCTTATCCATGAGCACCTCCAGGCATCAGGACTTGGTGAAACTGCTTCAGCACTGTTGAAAGAGGCTCAGTTGAATCCTCTTCCTTCCTTGGCTCCCCCTTCTTCTATTGCATATTCCGCTACACAGGAGATATCTGCACCGGTAGCTCAGGTGCAGTGGCCTTCTGGTCGTGCTAGTGGTGGATTTTTCAACAGCAAACCTGAAGTCTGTGCACACGACGAAGATCCTAACTCTAGATGTAATGCGGCTCTATCTGCCAAGAAAAAACAACTGGCTTCCTCCACACCGGAGACGTCCACGCCAGTAGCACAGCAACAATGGCCCTCTGGTCGTACTAACAGTGGTTTTTTCCCCAGCAAACCCAAAGTCAATGCTCATGAAGAAGATCCTAGTTCGAGAGGTAATGCAGCTCCATCCGCAAAGAAGAAACAGTTGACTTTCTCTCCCAGCTTTGGTTCGCAGTCACGAAAGCAATATTTGTCCCAGGACACTCAAGCTCAGTCTACGCAGAGAATAAACAGTAATTCAAATTCAGATCCTGCTTGTGCAGATACATCAGAAGCTGCTGCAGAGAAGAACGACCTTGATGCCGATGCTCAATTTAAGACCCCAACTTTTCCGAGAAAACGGAAATTGTCTGAGCTAAGAGAAACAGAGATGTCAACCTCAAGTAAACGAATCAATTTGGGCGAGCTAGGACCACGAACTCCAGCTTGTCCAACAACGGCTTCCTTACGTAGGAATTCAACCATTGCGGAGGCTTCAGGTTTCCAAACACCAGCTTCAGCTTTAGATGTCAACCAATCTGGAAGCTCCAGACTAGGCCAGATGACACCTGCTTCTCAGCTAAGGCTTCCAAGCGATCCCCAGCCGTCGGAACGGCTATCACTAGACTCCCTTGTAGTCCAGTATTTGAAACACCAACACAGGCAGTGCCGGGCTCCTATCACAACTCTCCCCCCTGTGTCTCTCCTACATCCGCATGTCTGTCCTGAGCCTAAACGGTTACTTGAAGCTCCACTAAACATCACTGACCGTCTTGGCACCCGTGAGCTTCAGAGTTATTACAGTGGAGTCCATGGGAATCGCAGGGACCGTCAATTCGTTTTCAGCAGATTCAAATCCTGGAGATCTTACCGAGATGAGACTGCTCTCTTCACAAGCATTTCACTTCTTGGTGGTACTAATCATTTAGCAGTCGGTAGCCATGCTGGAGAAATCAAAATATTTGACGCTAGCAGCGGTAACATGCTAGAGAGTGTCTCAGGTCACCAGGCTCCGGTTACACTTGTTCAGTCATATGTCTCTGGTGATACTCAACTGTTGCTTTCTTCGAGCTACAGTGATGTGCAGTTGTGGGACGCGTCTAATATAACTGTTGGGTCTAAACACTCGTTTGATGGATGCAAGGCTGCAAAGTTCAGCAACTCTGGGTCACTTATTGCAGCGCTCTCTAGTGAAGGACCAACAAAAGATGTTCTTCTGTATAACGTAGAGACCGGCAGTCTTTCCGAGAAATTCACTGACCCAGACACTTCTTCCCGGACTAGTCCCTATTCTCTTGTACACTTCAACCCATGCGATTCACTAATATTGTGGAATGGTCATCTCTGGGATCGCCGTATCCCAAATAGTTGCAAACGGTTTGATCAGTTTACTGATTATGGTGGCGGCGGTTTTCATCCTTCTCGAAATGAG GTGATCATAAACTCGGAGGTCTGGGACTTGAGGAATATGAACAGGAGGCTTATTCGGAGTGTACCATCATTGGACCAGACAGCCATTACGTTCAACTCCAGGGGAGATGTTATATACGCAATGCTGAGGAGAAACATTGAGGACGTGATGTCTGCTGTCAACACACGCCGTGCGAAGCATCCGTTGTTTGCTGCTTTCCGCACTCTTGATGCGGTGAACTATTCAGACATTGCCACTATACCGGTGGACCGATGTCTTCTTGACTTCGCTACAGAACCAACAGATTCTTTCCTTGGGCTGATCACAATGGAAGATCAAGATGATATGTTTTCCTCAGCCAGGATGTATGAGATTGGCAGACGGAGACCAACGGATGATGACTCGGATCCCGATGATGATGGTGAGACGGAGGATGAAGATGAAGATGATGAAGACGACGAAGATGACCTGGACCGGATTCTTGGACTAGCTGGAGACGACAGTGGAGATGATGACATGAGCAGCGATGACAGTGAAGATAACAGTGCGAGTGATTTTGATGATGATGATGGAGGTATGTTCTTTGATGGTGGGATTATGGAGATTGTAAGTGACGGTGATGATGAAGACGATAATGGTGATAGTGATGGTGAAGACAGTGCTGATGATGGTGATTCCATTAGCAGTGGCGAAGAGGATTTTCTCAACAGCATTCATTAA